The genomic stretch aagggcaaaacccccagccaaagtccccaaacgactcaagtcacactgcctgctgccttcaggggtataatctcccagcaacagctagacagattaataatagactacattgttggagatttacagccactgagtaaggttgaaaaaccctccttcataaaactagtaactggtttgcaaccaggcagacatgtgccctcaagaagacaggtgcagggactactgaataaggaattcattgaggttatcagtaatttaaaagctgaacttgctgagcttgactttgtatgcacaacagctgactgctggtcagctgtcaacaaaggattcatgggcatcacaattcattggcttgataaaaatgatgtgtcactcaggagatcagcagcccttgctctgtggaatagggtgaaaaggagtgcgaaagcctcagattttgttgaggaaaagctaaagattggctttgtcactccgaacgacacacgttggaattctatgttcctctcaatgcagcgcctggctcacatagccaccttgactccccagaccagcaatctaacagtgccattggatgccactcctgagtatgacagactccttctgcacaccatctgtgatgagtttgggcttcgtcgattcactccagaggaaatagacttcaacaagtttgtgagtgtgatgggtcccttggcatgtgctctgaacatccttcagggggaaaaaaacacattcctcggctacctggctcctaccattgtgcaattgaaaaatgatttggatggtcTGTTGGATGAGAGTTCACCGTTGTCTATCTCTTTAGTTAAGGACAGAGTCACACCACCGAGCAGGAACTGGATCAAGATcaagattttattaattatttcagAAATGAATGGGCAACGTATTTGGATAACAgtgatctagcagaagtctcaCCATGTGTCAAATGATAAGCATGGCCGTCTGACTCGGAAGGCAGGACACTGGGGCTGAATGGCTGTTTGCTGCCAGTACTGGCGCTGAATGTCATCCTCTgggtatttttgtaaaattctggagaacttgATTGCAAATCCCTAAATATGCCCTGTAAAATCCTGATGTTTGTATCTTTTCATTGTTATATTCctatctcacctccattaaatcTTATAAtagtataaaaacaaaatattttatgtaaatgcaggcaaaatgcagtaaaagcacaatcattcataaataaaaacaagcaaatttatACTTGTTTAAGGCTAAATATTAATAGTCTTACCAGAAAAAACACTCGGGGTCTTGGATAAAAAGCTTTTCACTGTTCGAAAAGAATTCCATTTTTTTAATCTTGCATTTGTGTTACTACATCCTCGAGCTGAAGAATGAAAAGTTGAGATTTTTTGTCAGCCAGTTTACTCTTGAAACACTTCTGATGTCCTAATAAATGGGCAGTTTATTTAGCATTTCTCAAACGTACTGAAGCACACAATTCATATTCTTGTCTTGGTTCTGTTGCAGTGCCTTACCTTTCTGTAGACAGGCATATTGGGAGATTCATCTGAAGCACCACTGTTGCTCTGGCCAAAAGTGTTTGTGCGTGCCATAGTGAAATATGCTGAATAGCTCTGCTACTGTCAAACACTCTGGAATTTATGGCTCTGTGTCCTGAAAGAGAATTCACTGACTTTAATGCAgtttcattattgttattgcCACTACAAATATTAGAGCTTTATCAAATGCATTATGGTGATGAGGTGATTATTATGGATGATGCTCCCTGTAACAATAACAGcagtaacaacaacaaaagtcatcatcatcattattaatatcatttatttatttattgccccATGGATAAGCTAGTGGAAGAGGTGGATGGAacaattgtttattattattaataattatgaaGCTTATGTATATATCTTTTTCATCAGTTACAAAAATGATGGCTAGATTCTCAAATCAAATAATCTTAGACCGCCATCTAGTGGACATATTAAGATATGCCCAGGGGCAAGTTCTACATGAAGTAGTTAAAAAAAACTACTGAAAAAAGTATTTCCCAATGCTGCAGTCAGAACCATAATTATTTGGACAGAGACaaagtttttcaattttttaaGTTCCGTACATTAccacaatacattttaaaagaaacaacaaagaaacatctcgtggccaaaagtaggtactgcaatttcgggaagaaatcatttaattgttttaaaactGAAGTATTCAAATTTTGCCACAAGATGGCAATATAAAGAGTacgaaaaaaatgaaattgcaatacctacatttgagtttgacttggtccaatgtatttttaatacaaataattaccacacaaagctgatagtacaccgtgggaaaataattttaatattttcttgctcccatctcgtggccaaaagtaggtactgcaatttctgCATCTACCCAACTGTATCTCATTTCTTCCTGTTCTAtgctatatgtatgtatatacatacacacgatgatagatagatagatagatagataatcctCGGTCACATATTTGTGCTTTTTTGGGTCTGTAATGTTCAGATTAATTAATAGTTTTTGCCTCCACATTTGCCTCTCCTCTCTGATCCTGCTCATCTCAGTAAAACTAAGTATTTTCCTCACCATATCAGTAGAATatgtaatgcagttatattagtaTAAGTGTCTTTTTGCAAAATGTATAATAAAGAATTGCGACAGATGCACAGCCCCACAGAGCTTGTCATTTTTCTTAAAACACAGACTGCATCTCAGCACGGTGTCGCACCTAAGGGGACAAAGGAATTCCTTCCTCAATCAGTCTTGTTAGTAAATGATTCCATGCTCCTGCATTAAATATTAGCAGTCTACCCTGACCTGATTCCGACATCTCCTCTTCTGATTGCccgtggataagcagttatggaagactgATCAATCGGCGTGGGGTCGTCAGATCCAGTAGATGCACTGAGAGTAGATTTGACTGTGTGCATCCTTCATAAGAAACTTCTCTTCCTTCGAATCAGAGGAGTGGGCCCAGTACTCGAACTAAACCATTATATCGGGTTAAtaaccctgtcctgggttattccctgattTGTAGCTTCCAGGATTAGGCTCTGGGTCCTGCATAGGAGGAGTggatatagaagatggatggatggtctacTGCTATGGCCACCTGCAGCTTTGCAGTCACCCATTAATCCAGTCACTACTGAAGTGTCACAAACACATCACTGCTCCCTCTGCAAATActgattcatacaagctcttggGACGCAGAATTACACGGATGTCCAGGCCTGGTGTGACCATCACAAGTTTTTTTAGCGTGACTTTGTGTCTCCTTCCCGTGTCCCTTAGTGTCACAGCAGAAAGTCACAGTGTCCGTCTGCAGACATAGATCACACCTGTGCCTGCACAGCTGGAGGGCACGTACAGTGCACCTTGGGGGCCTGGTGCTGTAAACATATCACCTTTAGAGAAGAAGGATATAGACCAAAAAAGGAAGAAACCCTTCAacgatgagaaacagggaagagccaggctggagtttgcaaaaaacgtgtattttacacaggctcatacccataaccaaaaacaaattaccacagtgcttacaatggttattaccataatacactaacataatgcataattgtaccATTTCGCCTTAACATTGATAGGTTCAGCTATACCcacaacaatacattacattagcaacaattcgtattagagggaatgattggacgggaaataaacgcaaaaatctttccgaggtatacaacggaacactcgtcagcgataattataacagtacccaagctaggtcacgttaacctacccgcgcaattaagtaaactaaattagtacagcggcacttatcacttataatcaataaacttagtacttacattcgtcagtgacgcatacataaaaaccagggactgtatttactgccaggaacaactaaactaaccatacataaactgcagctcgccGACATGCTGCCAATTCCTTCAGGCTCTCCCGCGCGCTCTCGTCTCGCatgcacccacagtcctttgcacatgcgaagatgggattcagagggacctaccatttgcaactgaacagtgcagcattaaaacagctcaaaatccatccatccatccatcttccaaaccgctcatccaactgggtcgcgggacagctcaaaataaggggcaaaaatacaggcaataagattaatccaaaatggatttttctcctacttactgaaatactcagttctgtaaaagttctcttccactcatgaaaacacatgaaaaacactgcattccatccatccatccatccatccatccatccattttctgaatccaTTTGTCCAatacaggggtgtgtgtgtccagaatctatccagaaagctctgcctacaatgcagggacagtacagacgctgctaaaccttaccaaatgttttatctcacctccattaaatgtacccaaacactgatacccaaccccatacccctccttgctgtgacccatcacctggcggctggttctttggttaaaaactggcctccactaccattgctaattagaatcatctcacttacGTATATAAAAGTTGtgaagagccaacaggattcaaagcctcttacacctcaggatgaatcggaagtcatcggtcacgtgatattgcataaacttagcaagccccgattcccagcttgaagtcgctgggccacactttgaggaggcgatctccagaatctgggtattaactgtctcatcactaagttcagcacctttcacaatatagcacagcatggccacggtcagaaaatgtgagcctgtcctcctcctgagtaaagtaaagctcactacgctctgtgagcacaggaacggcccggcaatgtttggtaggtttctgcattgtttgcaagtacagaatattatctgcgcctaaactaattaaggtaaatatggaaattcatacaatatatgctgcagaatatgagctgaataaagcatattgaaaatgcaaagaattaaaaaaaattgaaccactgaccaaatatggcacctacagctgtttttcaaatagaattctagaacagattgttaccgtgacaacactgatgtcatcattctgaaggtataaattgAGCTGTAGGCACCAGTACCACTTCAAAACAAACTAGACATTGACGGTGACGCATCTCAAGATGAAGTGGTGTTTCCTTAACTGTATTAGGCCGCCAGCGGTACTAAACGACGCTGGGGAAGGTACAGAAACAGAGGAGGAAAGAAAAgggaaggacaaaggaggaaagaaaaataaatcctGGCTGAAGAAGTATTTTGCAAAAAAACGGAAAGGaagaaaggcaatggaggagagacaggcagtggtggtggaggaggaggagagccaggcagtggtggtggtggtggtggaggaaagccaggcagtgatggtggaggaggaggagagccaggcagtgatggtggtggaggaaagccaggcagtgatggtggaggaggaggagagccaggcagtgatggtggaggaggaggagagccaggcagtggtggtggtggtggaggagagccaggcagtgatggtggaggaggaggaggagagccaggcagtgatggtggaggaggaggaggagagccaggcagtggtggtggaggaggaggagagccaggcagtggtggtggaggaggaggagagccaggcagtggtgatggtggaggaggatagCCAGGTGTTGGAGgaagagagccaggcaatggcggaggagtgcaaggcaatagaggaggagtgcaagggattggtggaggagttcaatggattgttggaggagtgCAGGGCAATGATGGAGAAGAGAAAGgcaatgatggaggaggagagcaaggcaatgatggaggaggagagaaaggcaatgatggaggagtacaaggcgatggaggaggggtacaaggcaatggaggagaagtacaagggattggtggaggagaagtacaagggattggtggaggagagcaaggcaatggaggaggaggagagaaaggcaatggcggcggagagccaggcaatggcggagaagtgtaaggcaatggcagaggagagccaggcaatggcggaggagtgcaaggcaatggcggaggagtgcaagggattgttggaggagagcaaggcaatggaggaggaggagagcaaggctttgactttgacaatggaggaggagtgcaagggattggaggaggagtacaaggcaaggaaGAAAATGATGCAAGATGAGGAAGCCAGTAATGGACGAGACAGTCAATATGTTCTATGTTCAATCAGTACTACTTAACTATGTATatacttgtaaataaagcatttaaaacgaagaagagacaggtgttttcaattgaatgtgagtaggtgatgttaaatgtcaggaatattccaaatgtctattacgcgttgccgataggggccatatggtttgggtgataagggttgcctttaaacgttaatagaatgaaaatacgTTACATGTATTTACGTTGtaattttaattacgtttttaaggaataaaacataacggGATGAATGTAAggtacacgtccagcggggacccgtccggccgcagccatgtgttaggagtaggcacaagcgccacggcgtattttaaaagaaagcaccaaaatgtttacaactttagcggtatttatcagtgttaggttgaagaaagcatttgaacagcaaacctttagaagaaataggccaGAAGGCGAAATGACCGAGTCCCAGAGTTCggccataatcggcaggtcTGTGAACGCGGTCCAAATGATAGACACCAGCGGAGCgcctatttcaaataaaaaacgttatggttataggggtttaagtaatgaagcatttttctgccaatgtgaataataaagtaaaacgctctaagcatttcaacaagaatcaaggaataacgcggtaaattcttgtttaagtgagcgcgtgcgctttcctctctggctcgctctcatgtagcgcatgcgcgtagagcCACATGGTATTTTCTTCAAAGAGCCGACACTCttgcgttaatttatttaaacaagaattaactgggttattccttgattctttttttttcttttaaaataccgctaaagtttcTTTAGAACATGtcggtgctttcttgtggtgcccaaagcacagaatacccacactgctctcTGACCACGCTGCCTCCTGGTAAGGGCAGTAGGaacccctaatgttccttctgtaacgtggctaagttcgaaccctccccgcaaagggacaataacaaagaggcacgtaaaaataaaatccaatccactttattacaaatatctaaaATCAATCAATTAAGAATGAAGAAAATACAGCTCAACTCTAGTGAGTTAGTGTGACggctatgctgtaacaacgcgagacctcgacgagaaTCACGGCAATATTGAACATGGCGGTGCGCAGCTGACTGCACAAATTTTATCAATCGGATTCTTCTTACGCCAATTTATCTCTAGACAACCttaaagttaatcaaataaattttagttgtatccgtaaaaaaaaaaaaaaaaaaaaactttagcatcctggagcacagtgaaattctgaacagtttagaaaaattTCTAGATGAGTGCTTCGACAGAATTGCTATGGGGaaatcagcagtgttgtgcatgaacgagttcaaaagaacgcgttcattgaacacgttcatatttcagtgaactttgaactgaacgcaacttattagtaaatcaagaacttgaacgtgaattttatgtgtgatgaacggcgtagacgtcgttcactgttagaatgcaattaaacatcgggatttattttcacctgatgagtcgagtgacaaggtcgactcacacatttaaacagcatgttgcgttgtcactcaagcactagcgaagggctcctccgctctaaaaataaaatgcacaggCTGACTCTCGCTCAGCgcttgtgtgcagtgcatcttggGTAATGTAGTGTGAAGCCAAGGACAGTCGAATCTAatgtctttagcttcacactacgtttcccataatgcacacacacacacatctcaaagggcacagccttggcaacgcatgagcgcgaagcgaactgctgcagcagtaaccatggcaagcgcagaggaggaaagctcaaccaccagtggagctggcacagaaaacacggatgatgctggctgtaactttgacaacttacgggcattttacacactgtctcacagagactctgacggtaaaaacctaacctttctgtgcaagctttgtccacctgcgctgaaaaaacaagttagaacatcaatgacctcattttccaatttgaaaagacacgttgagttgaagcattcgtccagcgtgaaagcatatacgcaagcccttcaaggtcatagggggaagggcaaaacccccagccaaagtccccaaacgactcaagtcacactgcctgctgccttcaggggtataatctcccagcaacaggtagacagattaataatagactacattgttggagatttacagccactgagtaaggttgaaaaaccctccttcataaaactagtaactggtttgcaaccaggcagacatgtgccctcaagaagacaggtgcagggactactgaataaggaattcattgaggttatcagtaatttaaaagctgaacttgctgagcttgactttgtatgcacaacagctgactgctggtcagctgtcaacaaaggattcatgggcatcacaattcattggcttgataaaaatgatgtgtcactcaggagatcagcagcccttgctctgtggaatagggtgaaaaggagtgcgaaagcctcagattttgttgaggaaaagctaaagattggctttgtcactccgaacgacacacgttggaattctatgttcctctcaatgcagcgcctggctcacatagccaccttgactccccagaccagcaatctaacagtgccattggatgccactcctgagtatgacagactccttctgcacaccatctgtgatgagtttgggcttcgtcgattcactccagaggaaatagacttcaacaagtttgtgagtgtgatgggtcccttggcatgtgctctgaacatccttcagggggaaaaaaacacattcctcggctacctggctcctaccattgtgcaattgaaaaatgatttggatggtcTGTTGGATGAGAGTTCACCGTTGTCTATCTCTTTAGTTAAGGACAGAGTCACACCACCGAGCAGGAACTGGATCAAGATcaagattttattaattatttcagAAATGAATGGGCAACGTATTTGGATAACAgtgatctagcagaagtctcaCCATGTGTCAAATGATAAGCATGGCCGTCTGACTCGGAAGGCAGGACACTGGGGCTGAATGGCTGTTTGCTGCCAGTACTGGCGCTGAATGTCATCCTCTgggtatttttgtaaaattctggagaacttgATTGCAAATCCCTAAATATGCCCTGTAAAATCCTGATGTTTGTATCTTTTCATTGTTATATTCctatctcacctccattaaatcTTATAAtagtataaaaacaaaatattttatgtaaatgcaggcaaaatgcagtaaaagcacaatcattcataaataaaaacaagcaaatttatACTTGTTTAAGGCTAAATATTAATAGTCTTACCAGAAAAAACACTCGGGGTCTTGGATAAAAAGCTTTTCACTGTTCGAAAAGAATTCCATTTTTTTAATCTTGCATTTGTGTTACTACATCCTCGAGCTGAAGAATGAAAAGTTGAGATTTTTTGTCAGCCAGTTTACTCTTGAAACACTTCTGATGTCCTAATAAATGGGCAGTTTATTTAGCATTTCTCAAACGTACTGAAGCACACAATTCATATTCTTGTCTTGGTTCTGTTGCAGTGCCTTACCTTTCTGTAGACAGGCATATTGGGAGATTCATCTGAAGCACCACTGTTGCTCTGGCCAAAAGTGTTTGTGCGTGCCATAGTGAAATATGCCGAATAGCTCTGCTACTGTCAAACACTCTGGAATTTATGGCTCTGTGTCCTGAAAGAGAATTCACTGACTTTAATGCAgtttcattattgttattgcCACTACAAATATTAGAGCTTTATCAAATGCATTATGGTGATGAGGTGATTATTATGGATGATGCTCCCTGTAACAATAACAGcagtaacaacaacaaaagtcatcatcatcattattaatatcatttatttatttattgccccATGGATAAGCTAGTGGAAGAGGTGGATGGAacaattgtttattattattaataattatgaaGCTTATGTATATATCTTTTTCATCAGTTACAAAAATGATGGCTAGATTCTCAAATCAAATAATCTTAGACCGCCATCTAGTGGACATATTAAGATATGCCCAGGGGCAAGTTCTACATGAAGTAGTTAAAAAAAACTACTGAAAAAAGTATTTCCCAATGCTGCAGTCAGAACCATAATTATTTGGACAGAGACaaagtttttcaattttttaaGTTCCGTACATTAccacaatacattttaaaagaaacaacaaagaaacatctcgtggccaaaagtaggtactgcaatttcgggaagaaatcatttaattgttttaaaactgaagtattcaaattttgccacaagacggcaaTATAAAGAGTacgaaaaaaatgaaattgcaatacc from Brienomyrus brachyistius isolate T26 chromosome 3, BBRACH_0.4, whole genome shotgun sequence encodes the following:
- the LOC125738094 gene encoding cilia- and flagella-associated protein 251-like isoform X5, whose amino-acid sequence is MKWCFLNCIRPPAVLNDAGEGTETEEERKGKDKGGKKNKSWLKKYFAKKRKGRKAMEERQAVVVEEEESQAVVVEEEESQAVVVEEEESQAVVVVVVEESQAVMVEEEESQAVVVVVEESQAVVVVVEEESQAVVVVVEEESQAVVVEEEESQAVVVEEEESQVLEEESQAMAEECKAIEEECKGLVEEFNGLLEECRAMMEKRKAMMEEESKAMMEEERKAMMEEYKAMEEGYKAMEEKYKGLVEEKYKGLVEESKAMEEEERKAMAAESQAMAEKCKAMAEESQAMAEECKAMAEECKGLLEESKAMEEEESKALTLTMEEECKGLEEEYKARKKMMQDEEASNGRDSQYVLCSISTT